From the genome of Symphalangus syndactylus isolate Jambi chromosome 7, NHGRI_mSymSyn1-v2.1_pri, whole genome shotgun sequence, one region includes:
- the C7H5orf46 gene encoding uncharacterized protein C5orf46 homolog isoform X2, which yields MAVSVLRLTVVLGLLVLILTCYADDKPDKTDNKPDDSGKDPKPDFPKFLSLLGTEIIENAVEFILRSMSRSTGFMEFDDSEGKHSSK from the exons ATGGCTGTCTCAGTACTTCGCCTGACAGTTGTCCTGGGACTGCTTGTCTTAATCCTGACCTGCTATGCAG ATGACAAACCAGACAAGACAGACAACAAGCCAGACGACTCGGGCAAAGACCCAAAGCCAGACTTCCCCAAATTCCTAAGCCTCCTGGGCACAGAGATCATTGAGAATGCAGTCGAGTTCATCCTCCGCTCCATGTCCAGGAGCAC agGATTTATGGAATTTGATGATAGCGAAGGAAAACATTCATCAAAGTGA
- the C7H5orf46 gene encoding uncharacterized protein C5orf46 homolog isoform X1: MAVSVLRLTVVLGLLVLILTCYADDKPDKTDNKPDDSGKDPKPDFPKFLSLLGTEIIENAVEFILRSMSRSTTHPCGSWTIQKQPNPAFPVLLHKSSRTEPSKQLPASSQDSGSGFSQTELILNTLTAFLLLES, encoded by the exons ATGGCTGTCTCAGTACTTCGCCTGACAGTTGTCCTGGGACTGCTTGTCTTAATCCTGACCTGCTATGCAG ATGACAAACCAGACAAGACAGACAACAAGCCAGACGACTCGGGCAAAGACCCAAAGCCAGACTTCCCCAAATTCCTAAGCCTCCTGGGCACAGAGATCATTGAGAATGCAGTCGAGTTCATCCTCCGCTCCATGTCCAGGAGCAC GACACACCCATGTGGCTCCTGGACAATCCAAAAGCAGCCAAATCCTGCTTTTCCAGTTCTGCTTCACAAGTCCTCCAGGACAGAGCCCTCAAAGCAACTCCCAGCGAGTTCTCAGGATTCAGGCTCTGGCTTCAGCCAAACAGAACTCATTTTGAACACCCTGACTGCATTTTTGCTTTTAGAAAGTTAG